One Triticum dicoccoides isolate Atlit2015 ecotype Zavitan chromosome 3B, WEW_v2.0, whole genome shotgun sequence genomic window, CCGCACCCGACGACCACCACAACCTCGCCGCGGAACGGCTCCGGCATCCTATACGAGTGGCTGTGCATCTGCCTCCCCCTCCACGTCTCCATGCCTGTACGTACATCTTCTTCTTTATAGTAAACGATTATGGGAACATGCTTGGTCCGTGGAGCTTGCGTTGCTTTACACTTACCTTTGATGCTTGGCAATCTTGGCTGCGAGTAGTGGCCGCTggcgacgacgacggcgtcgaACACCTCGTCCACGTACGCGTCCAACTCCTTCCCGTCGGCACCATCGCACTCCCCGATCCCGAGGTCCATGGATCTCACAGCCCACTTACACGCCGGAGTCATGGCGGCATGGAGGACCCTGGTGTTGAGCCTCACGGCCTCCATGAGCCCGAACGCGTCGCAGAAGTCCTTGAGGTACAGGTGCACCTCGCGGTGGCCCGGGAAGCGGCGGTCGTCGCGGCCGCTCTTGGGGCAGAAGGGGAAGTCGGTGAAGCCCGTAGTCTGCCGGGGGCTGATGAGCCGGAGCGAGGCGTAGATGCTGCTGTGCACCTTCACCGGCGCCGCCACGCCGAGTGCGTCATCGGCGTCGGTCCTCGGGTCGTACAGCCACTGCCCGCCGACGTCGCCGCTCTGCTCCAGCACCGTCACGTCGTGGCCCTCACGGCGCAGCTCGCGCGCCGCGGCCAGCCCGGCCATGCCGGCTCCGATGACGCACACCTTCTTCGACCGCGGCGGCTTGCTGCCGCAGGCCGTATCCATGTGGATCGGCGAGAAGTCACGGCCGGGGAGGTGTCGAGCAGCTGTCTGATTTGATTTGTTCCTGCCACGAATTTTGTGccgcatatacatatatatatatatattcacgtCCTTTAAATAACCATGTTGGAGTCCGGCAGGCCGGGACGAGCAGTGCTCCACCCACCTCCACTCTGATGAATAATTGCACATCATTCAGATAGTGGTTGCAGCATATGGTAGATAAAGTAGTACCATTATTGAcaattgtatatatatatcttTGCATAAAGGGAGCGTGTTTTACCTACTCCAACTTATATAATGTTGCTAAAATGATTGGCTGTAGCAACACACACGGCAACAAAAACTAATTCTATAAGGATGTGGCTAGATAATGCACGCCACATTATTTTCCCGAAGGGTCTGTCTGAAACTCAGTCAAGTGATACTTCTCAGTCAGGTGACCTCACCTATGTTAGTATACGGCCTATAGGCCTGTTTTATCTTGTGGGCCATTGCATTGTATTT contains:
- the LOC119274290 gene encoding flavin-containing monooxygenase FMO GS-OX-like 8 isoform X1, yielding MYMRHKIRGRNKSNQTAARHLPGRDFSPIHMDTACGSKPPRSKKVCVIGAGMAGLAAARELRREGHDVTVLEQSGDVGGQWLYDPRTDADDALGVAAPVKVHSSIYASLRLISPRQTTGFTDFPFCPKSGRDDRRFPGHREVHLYLKDFCDAFGLMEAVRLNTRVLHAAMTPACKWAVRSMDLGIGECDGADGKELDAYVDEVFDAVVVASGHYSQPRLPSIKGKCKATQAPRTKHVPIIVYYKEEDVRTGMETWRGRQMHSHSYRMPEPFRGEVVVVVGCGDSGRDIAIEIRGVAKEVYIVAGSMEAVTPGLSKVLAKYSTNLHLRLEVERLCEDGRVAFKDGGGSSSSVAADTVIYCTGYNYSFPFLDTGGAVAVDDNRVGPLFEHVFPPSLAPSLSFVGLLRKVFAPRSFEAQARWVAQVLSGRRKLPTEEEMLRSVEEFYRAREIAGVPSKYTHEIRSLKCSYVDDFGEKYCDFPRQERWQYELLRSSVHDMMDKFETFRDDYQDSDSIRKAVQEWHLSCLQSSSKAGSEISRAWAKQEPGASK